One Pseudomonas syringae CC1557 genomic window, ATCCGCAATGACAGCAACCTCCCGGTAGGCAGGATCCTGCGCACACTGGTGCAGATGCAGCAGTCAGGCGAACTTCAACAAACCATCGACCATTACACCGCCTTGCCGGCGCAATAACCTTCAGATTCGCTGTCGCAAAACCGTCATGTTTCACCGCTAACCTCGCCTGAAATCTTTGGTAACACATAACCTCAGGCAGGTATCAGGCGATGAGCGATAGACCAGACGACGAAGACAACAACGAAAACCCCAGCCGTCGTCGCTTTCTCGGCGGGATGGCAGCACTGGGCGCAGGCGTCACGCTCAGCGGCTATGTGTCGGCTCACGAACGGCCGCCTGCCGAGCCAGACCGGCATCACCTCTCCGGACCGGCATTGGACCGGGCCTTGCGTGAAAACGTGAAAACGGTGGTGGTGATCTACGCCGAAAACCGCAGCTTCAACAATCTGTTCGGGGATTTCCCCGGGGTGCAGAAGCCGCTGTCTTCGCTCAGGCCTGCCGAGTATCAGCAGCGCGACCGCAACGGCACGTTGCTCGACAAGCTGCCGCCAGCCTGGGGCGGGGTATTGCAGGTCGGGCCTCAGACGGTCGACGGCGTGACCTATCCGGTCGGCGTGCAGTTTCAGGAAAACCTGCCCAACGCGCCCTTCCCGCTCAAAGGCCCGAATGCCGAAGACCTGCCGCTGAGCCTGGTGACCCGTGACCTCTGGCACGTCTTTTACCAGAACCAGATGCAGATCAACGACGGCAAAAACGACCGGTTCGTGGCCTGGGCCGATGCTGGCGGACTGACCATGGGCAACTACGCGCAGAGCCAGTACTCGCTGCGCCTGTGGGACGTCGCCAGAGAGTTCGTACTGTGCGATAACTTCTTCCAGGGCGCATTTGGCGGTTCGTTCCTCAACCACCAATACCTGATCTCGGCCACCGCGCCGACCTATCCGAACGCCGCCGATTCGGTTGCAAAGTCGCAGATCGCGTCGCTGCAGAGCATGAATCCGCTGGACTCACGCCTTAAACCGCTGGACAAGTCACCTGCCAGCGCCATGGAAGGTCCGCCGCAATTCGGCCCCAGCGCGATCACGCCGGATGGCTACGCGGTCAACACCATGGCCCCGCCGTACTGGCCCACCTGGCTGCGCGACCCACAGAACCCTGATTACTCGAAACCGGACCTGGCCAACGTGCTGGTGCCGCAGAGCCACGAGCATATCGGTGACAAACTGTCGAAAAGGAATGTCGACTGGGCCTGGTACGCCGGCGCCTGGCAAGTGACGCTCGACGAGTTCAAGGACTCTACCGGCATCCCGAAAATCCCTAACTTCCAATACCACCACCAGCCGTTCAACTACTTCAAACAGCAAGGCCCGCAGAACCCGACCGAGCGCAAAAAGCGTCTGCGTGACGGTGGTCTGGGTGACGAGTCGAGCACCAACCGCTTCCTGGCCGATGCCGAAGCCGGCAAGTTGCCAGCCGTGACCTTCTACAAACCCCAGGGCAACCTGAACATGCACGCCGGTTATGCCGACGTGGCCTCGGGTGACCGACACATCGACCGGGTCATCAAGGTACTGCGCAACAGCCCGCAGTGGGACAACATGGTGATTGTCGTCACCGTGGACGAAAACGGCGGCTGGTGGGACCACGTCGCACCGCCAAAAGGCGACCGCTTTGGCCCCGGCACGCGTATTCCGGCATTGGTCATTTCACCCTTCGCCCGCAAGGGCAAGGTGGACCACACGGTTTACGACACCGCGTCGATCCTGCGCCTGATTACCCGCGTCCACGGTCTGGAGAAACTCGACGGCCTGAAACGCCGCGACGAAGCCATGATCGCGCGCGGCCAGACGCCCATGGGCGACCTGACCAACGCGTTGCACTTTCCCGCCTGACAAAGCGGCTTTACGCGTTCGCGTCGGCAGCTTCCAGCGCGGTAGGCCGTGAGGTTTTCACGGGTGGCAAGGACGCCACATACACCGTGCGGGACGGGAATGCGAAGCGCACTTCCATCTCGGCGAAGGCTTCCATGATCTCGAGATTGATCGCCTGCTGCACATCCATATAGACGTTGTAGCTGGGGTCGAGCACGATGAAAACGGTCTCGAACTCCAGCGATGTCTCGCCAAACCCCCGGAAATGCGAGCGGTCGAAGCGCGCTAGCTTTTGCGCATTGATGATCGCCTCGACTTTTTTTGGCACTTCCCGAATCTGATCGACCGAGCAGTCATAGGTCAGCCTGAAGTCGAACACAATGCGCCGCTCCTGCAAGCGTTTGTAGTTCTGGATGGTGTTGCTGATCATGTCCGCATTGGCCATCACAATCTGCTCGCCGCCCAGACTGCGAATGCGCGTGGTCTTCAGACCGATATGCTCCACCGTACCCGCCAACTCCCCAACAACAATGAAATCGCCGATCTCGAACGGCTTGTCCACCGCGATGGACAGCGAGGCGAACACATCACCCAGAATGTTCTGCACCGCCAGTGCCACTGCGATGCCGCCCACGCCGAGGCTGGCCACGAACGCCGTGATGTTGACCCCGACGTTGGACAGCATCGCCATGACCACCGTGGCCCACAGCAACACTTTCGCGCCCCACATACTCAACGTGGCAAGGGCACTGCCCTGAAACGTCCCACCCGCGTTGTGACGGATGAAGTAACGCTGCAATGCCAGCGCAATCGCCCGGTTCGCCCACAACCCGACCTGCAAGGCTGCAACCACGAACCACAGGCTGCTGACCCGTCCCAGCCAGCGCTCGGGCAAATCGAGCATGCCGACCCCGATCAAAATCGACGCCAGCAGCAACAAGGTATTGCTGGTGCCCGACAACACTTGCACGACGATGTAGCGCATATGCGTAGTCGGCGCATCCGGTCGCGAACGCATCTTCCTGAGTACAAAACCGATGACACCCCTGACCAGAATAAAACTCAGGGTCGAGGCGAAAATGGCGAGTATCCAGTTAGCGAGCGAAATGCCCAGAAATTGCGAGTCTGTGAAAAATCTGATGATGTCCTGTTCCATCCGGCCCCCGGCTCCAATGCTGCGAGACGCCTGACCGAAAAGCCCGTGACACCCGCAGCGACCTGAATTGCCCCTTGCCGTAAAACGGTTTCAAGCGACGCGTAAG contains:
- the acpA gene encoding acid phosphatase is translated as MSDRPDDEDNNENPSRRRFLGGMAALGAGVTLSGYVSAHERPPAEPDRHHLSGPALDRALRENVKTVVVIYAENRSFNNLFGDFPGVQKPLSSLRPAEYQQRDRNGTLLDKLPPAWGGVLQVGPQTVDGVTYPVGVQFQENLPNAPFPLKGPNAEDLPLSLVTRDLWHVFYQNQMQINDGKNDRFVAWADAGGLTMGNYAQSQYSLRLWDVAREFVLCDNFFQGAFGGSFLNHQYLISATAPTYPNAADSVAKSQIASLQSMNPLDSRLKPLDKSPASAMEGPPQFGPSAITPDGYAVNTMAPPYWPTWLRDPQNPDYSKPDLANVLVPQSHEHIGDKLSKRNVDWAWYAGAWQVTLDEFKDSTGIPKIPNFQYHHQPFNYFKQQGPQNPTERKKRLRDGGLGDESSTNRFLADAEAGKLPAVTFYKPQGNLNMHAGYADVASGDRHIDRVIKVLRNSPQWDNMVIVVTVDENGGWWDHVAPPKGDRFGPGTRIPALVISPFARKGKVDHTVYDTASILRLITRVHGLEKLDGLKRRDEAMIARGQTPMGDLTNALHFPA
- a CDS encoding mechanosensitive ion channel family protein, with translation MEQDIIRFFTDSQFLGISLANWILAIFASTLSFILVRGVIGFVLRKMRSRPDAPTTHMRYIVVQVLSGTSNTLLLLASILIGVGMLDLPERWLGRVSSLWFVVAALQVGLWANRAIALALQRYFIRHNAGGTFQGSALATLSMWGAKVLLWATVVMAMLSNVGVNITAFVASLGVGGIAVALAVQNILGDVFASLSIAVDKPFEIGDFIVVGELAGTVEHIGLKTTRIRSLGGEQIVMANADMISNTIQNYKRLQERRIVFDFRLTYDCSVDQIREVPKKVEAIINAQKLARFDRSHFRGFGETSLEFETVFIVLDPSYNVYMDVQQAINLEIMEAFAEMEVRFAFPSRTVYVASLPPVKTSRPTALEAADANA